In the genome of Drosophila yakuba strain Tai18E2 chromosome 3R, Prin_Dyak_Tai18E2_2.1, whole genome shotgun sequence, one region contains:
- the LOC6538977 gene encoding chaoptin produces the protein MGLEFFFKFGYAFLTITLMIMIWMSLARASMFDREMEETHYPPCTYNVMCTCSKSSTDLGIVHCKNVPFPALPRMVNQSKVFMLHMENTGLREIEPYFLQSTGMYRLKISGNHLTEIPDDAFTGLERSLWELILPQNDLVEIPSKSLRHLQKLRHLDLGYNHITHIQHDSFRGLEDSLQTLILRENCISQLMSHSFSGLLILETLDLSGNNLFEIDPNVFVDGMPRLTRLLLTDNILSEIPYDALGPLKSLRTLDISHNVIWSLSGNETYEIKASTKLNLDNLHLEYNHIEVLPPNSFKYFDTVNRTFFDGNPIHTLREDAFKPARIREIYMRYCGLTNISPVAFDSLVNSLQILDLSGNNLTKLHHKLFNNFDVLRVISMRDNKIKIQKPTETFNAVHYTLLKLDLSGDRNDPTNLQTLRNMTRMRNMRSLSISRLGSSSVGPEDFKDFGVELEDLQITRASLSGIQSHAFKHVRGLKRLDFSENGISSIENDAFHEIGHSLISLKMSHGYSGSALPAEPLRHLTSLQELDFSNNHISSMSDTSFHFLKNLRLLELHDNRIEQVLKGTFQGDIHSKLEEISLRFNHLNSISQHTFFDLEALRKLHLDDNKIDKIERRAFMNLDELEYLSLRGNKINNLADESFQNLPKLEILDMAFNQLPNFNFDYFDQVGTLSNLNVNVSHNQIRQLMYNSSWSGRNEHGGMYHSNIKILDLSHNNISIIHPGYFRPAEISLTHLHLGYNSLMNTTRDVFGNMPHLQWLDLSYNWIHELDFDAFKNTKQLQLVFFAHNYLSDIPQDIFKPVQGLRIVDFSHNHLRGLPDNLFYNGGMEKLDVSHNMMLKIPSSSLSSLAALTLCELHLSNNFISTIHSMDLSNKFRSLRYLDISYNYLLRIDDAVFATMPKLAVLDLSHNRDLKVMDKSFMGLENSLIKLGLENVSLSTVPEIRLKYLREFRLGYNELPSIPQELAHNMSNLRMLDLSNNDLTNVPLMTQALPHLRRLMLSGNPITSLNNNSFDGVNEDLEMLDISNFRLHYFEYGCLDSLPHLRSLKLTAYSHLEHFNIPHLLRHHYNIRQLWIEAPQPFTRIVKKGSGPTQEMQTLQLGNPTDLQREMEGHLPSKLTNITFSGPQFTNLNERILRGMRSPYLYMQLFNTSLQALPPNFFKYMGRVRNISLDIRYHNRNLKKIPNPNTGAVPYLPNSVFLTDLKMSHTDLNCDCDLGWVEFWQRKRRQYICSSQTWTDTVFRTFMNSPCQVYGRHNCDEHDDDLRETRCENKGGQQLMEALKFDLECGWDNANCREAAFVVVMVCVAMVFWM, from the exons ATG GGCCTCgagtttttctttaagttCGGCTATGCCTTCCTGACAATAACCCTCATGATCATGATCTGGATGTCGCTGGCCCGTGCCTCGATGTTCGATCGAGAGATGGAGGAGACGCACTACCCGCCCTGCACCTACAACGTGATGTGCACCTGCTCCAAGTCCTCCACGGATCTGGGGATAGTGCACTGCAAGAATGTTCCGTTTCCGGCACTGCCGCGCATGGTAAACCAGTCCAAG GTTTTCATGCTGCACATGGAGAACACGGGTCTGCGCGAGATTGAGCCCTACTTCCTGCAGTCCACGGGCATGTACCGCCTAAAGATCTCTGGTAACCATCTCACCGAGATTCCAGATGACGCCTTCACCGGCCTGGAGCGATCGCTGTGGGAGCTGATTCTGCCGCAGAACGACCTGGTGGAGATCCCATCCAAGTCGCTGAGGCACCTGCAGAAGCTGCGTCATCTGGACCTGGGCTACAACCACATAACGCACATCCAGCACGACTCGTTCCGCGGACTGGAGGACTCGCTGCAGACGCTGATCCTGCGCGAGAACTGCATCTCGCAGCTAATGTCGCACAGCTTCTCCGGCCTCCTGATCCTGGAGACCCTCGACCTGAGTGGGAACAACCTGTTTGAGATCGATCCGAATGTGTTCGTCGATGGAATGCCGCGGCTAACTCGTCTCTTGCTTACGGATAACATTCTCTCGGAGATTCCCTATGATGCCCTGGGCCCACTGAAGAGCCTTCGCACCTTGGACATCTCCCACAATGTGATCTGGTCGCTCAGTGGCAATGAAACCTACGAGATCAAGGCCAGCACCAAACTGAATCTGGACAATCTGCACCTGGAGTACAATCACATTGAGGTCCTGCCTCCGAATTCGTTCAAGTACTTCGACACCGTCAATCGCACCTTCTTCGATGGCAATCCCATTCACACTCTCAGG GAAGATGCCTTTAAGCCCGCTCGAATCAGGGAGATATACATGCGCTATTGCGGCCTGACAAACATTTCGCCTGTGGCCTTTGACAGCCTGGTAAACAGCCTCCAGATCCTGGATTTGTCTGGGAACAATCTCACCAAGCTGCATCACAAGCTCTTCAACAATTTCGATGTCTTGAG GGTCATTAGCATGCGGGACAATAAGATCAAGATCCAGAAGCCCACGGAGACCTTCAATGCGGTGCACTACACCCTCCTGAAGCTGGACCTGAGTGGAGACCGCAACGACCCCACCAATCTGCAGACCCTTCGCAA tATGACCAGAATGCGGAACATGCGATCCCTGTCCATCTCGCGACTGGGGTCCTCCTCCGTGGGGCCCGAGGACTTCAAGGACTTCGGCGTGGAGCTGGAGGATCTGCAAATCACCAGGGCCAGTCTCTCCGGCATTCAATCACACGCCTTCAAGCATGTCAGGGGTCTTAAGAGACTGGACTTCAGCGAGAACGGAATATCGAGCATTGAGAACGATGCCTTCCATGAG ATTGGTCACTCGCTCATCTCGCTGAAGATGTCGCACGGCTACTCCGGCAGTGCCCTGCCAGCTGAACCCCTGAGACATCTGACTTCCCTTCAAGAGCTGGACTTTAGCAACAACCACATCAGCAGCATGAGTGACACCAGCTTCCATTTCCTGAAGAACTTACGGCTCCTAGAGCTTCATGACAACAGGATCGAACAGGTGTTGAAGGGCACCTTTCAGGGCGACATTCACTCAAAGCTGGAGGAGATCTCGCTTCGCTTCAATCACCTGAACTCCATTTCCCAGCATACCTTCTTCGATCTGGAAGCCTTGAGGAAACTGCACCTGGATGACAATAAGATTGACAAGATCGAGCGAAGAGCCTTTATGAATCTGGATGAACTGGAGTATCTTAGTCTGAGGGGCAACAAGATAAACAACCTGGCTGACGAGTCCTTCCAGAACCTTCCAAAACTGGAGATCCTGGACATGGCTTTCAATCAGCTACCCAACTTCAACTTTGACTACTTCGACCAAGTGGGCACCTTGTCGAATCTTAACGTGAACGTGAGCCACAACCAAATCAGGCAGTTGATGTACAATTCTTCATGGAGTGGACGAAATGAACATG GTGGCATGTACCACTCGAACATCAAGATATTGGATCTTTCCCACAACAATATCTCTATTATTCATCCTGGATACTTCCGACCTGCCGAGATTTCACTGACACACTTGCATCTGGGCTACAATTCGCTGATG AACACGACTCGTGATGTCTTTGGCAACATGCCGCACCTGCAATGGCTGGACCTCAGCTACAATTGGATCCACGAACTGGACTTTGATGCCTTCAAGAACACcaagcagctccagctggtcTTCTTTGCTCACAATTACCTCAGTGATATTCCCCAGGATATATTCAAACCTGTCCAGGGCCTGCGCATCGTTGACTTCTCGCACAATCACCTGAGGGGCCTGCCCGACAATCTCTTCTATAATGGAGGAATGGAAAA ATTGGATGTGTCGCACAACATGATGTTGAAGATTCCCTCCTCATCGCTGTCCAGTTTGGCTGCCTTGACGCTGTGTGAGCTCCACCTGTCCAACAACTTCATCTCCACCATTCACAGCATGGATTTGTCCAACAAGTTTAGA TCACTTCGCTACCTGGACATCTCATACAACTACTTGCTGCGAATTGATGATGCAGTTTTCGCCACCATGCCAAAACTGGCCGTTCTGGATCTCTCCCACAATCGGGATCTGAAGGTGATGGATAAGTCGTTTATGGGCTTGGAGAACTCCCTGATCAAACTGGGACTGGAGAACGTTTCTCTGAGCACAGTGCCCGAGATTCGACTGAAGTATCTGCGGGAGTTCCGCCTGGGCTACAATGAGCTGCCTTCGATTCCGCAGGAACTAGCCCACAATATGAGTAATCTGCGCATGCTGGACCTCTCCAACAACGACTTAACCAATGTGCCACTGATGACTCAAGCTCTGCCCCACTTGAG ACGCCTGATGCTCTCTGGCAATCCGATAACCTCGCTGAACAACAACAGTTTCGACGGCGTGAACGAGGATCTTGAGATGCTGGATATATCGAATTTCCGATTGCACTATTTCGAGTATGGCTGTCTGGACTCGTTGCCCCACCTGCGATCGCTTAAGCTTACTGCCTATTCCCACCTGGAGCACTTCAATATCCCACATCTGCTGCGCCATCATTATAATATCCGCCAGCTGTGGATCGAGGCCCCACAGCCCTTCACCCGCATTGTTAAGAAGGGATCTGGACCCACACAGGAGATGCAGACCCTTCAGCTGGGCAATCCCACCGACTTGCAGCGCGAAATGGAGGGCCACCTGCCCTCCAAGCTGACCAACATCACCTTCAGTGGTCCGCAGTTCACCAACCTGAATGAACGCATTCTAAGA GGCATGCGTTCTCCATACCTCTACATGCAATTATTCAACACCTCTCTGCAAGCCTTGCCTCCGAACTTCTTTAAGTACATGGGGCGAGTTCGGAACATTTCGCTGGACATTCGCTACCACAACCGCAACCTGAAGAAGATTCCCAATCCAAACACAGGCGCTGTTCCTTATCTGCCGAACAGTGTGTTCCTCACGGACTTGAAGATGTCGCACACTGATCTCAACTGCGATTGCGACCTGGG GTGGGTGGAGTTCTGGCAACGCAAGAGGCGCCAGTACATCTGCTCCTCCCAAACCTGGACCGACACCGTTTTCCGCACTTTCATGAACTCACCTTGCCAGGTGTACGGACGCCACAACTGCGACGAGCACGACGATGACCTGCGGGAGACGCGCTGTGAAAACAAAGGAGGGCAGCAGCTGATGGAG GCCCTCAAATTCGATCTGGAGTGCGGGTGGGACAATGCAAATTGCCGGGAGGCCGCCTttgtggtggtgatggtgtgCGTGGCCATGGTCTTCTGGATGTGA
- the LOC6538978 gene encoding protein zwilch, with protein MSASANLANVYAELSRRCGESYTITYGAPPTYLVSTVGAAEAGKKIVLVFKEDRNGAVSRIRTTPTRAAPKKEGSVDLDLTGSPLKDDCLVDAIADLSIDLQLDNSNPWKLEEEYQRGIPVNKARSIVCSEFLQLAEGLGSVWFLCDGSDPGQTQLLQYEFNPTHFSRGILSYQGVHPAYLVTSQSLVRQHGKTPDETLIENSYQVNPHMKLRCSWTSSAALPLLVNLNDCDVALNHTFRVGDCSPLTQDFMNQLRILVFIREDIVSYHTDVKQGVSRDPTYRCGSGIDMDELRESINQTMTDVSGLIGRYSISNAEFDIEDVVQRAKVRQLTDLTDKLWELLKCCHSYKDLKMAFSMLFQCAARCNIVNTPTNKNRLAKIITELANRRLAMPCLSGAEPLELLLEIGLEKLYKDYEFIYTESKMCSTNLLKEYSSETTMEDASSQNLPQLRKSLHNAVRGDPTPGAGMRKTLLHNHGTANSRNTKYASNDDDAGFKNSHFDEHESTERISKLFQIHCTLEHLLMMHIHLNLANVYNDVCSELLKKPPKLVESIDDQLSDVMDIRLSAHYVRDHLDGKDPYSRHITMRSYNKFRELKTTFYFDSENICPPNLAQCFQCDDKEMVKERTYHSWTYRKIRSLK; from the exons ATGTCGGCTTCTGCGAATTTGGCAAACGTTTACGCGGAGCTATCACGACGGTGCGGGGAGTCGTACACGATCACCTATGGAGCACCACCCACCTATTTGGTGAGCACGGTGGGAGCTGCCGAGGCTGGCAAGAAGATTGTGCTGGTCTTCAAGGAGGATCGCAATGGTGCAGTGTCCAGAATCcggaccacgcccaccaggGCAGCCCCAAAGAAAGAGGGCTCTGTGGACTTGGATCTGACGGGGAGTCCGTTAAAGGATGACTGCCTGGTGGACGCCATAGCCGACTTGTCCATCGACCTGCAGCTGGACAACTCGAATCCCTGgaagctggaggaggagtACCAGCGTGGGATACCCGTGAACAAGGCCAGGTCCATTGTGTGCTCCGAGTTCCTGCAGCTGGCTGAAGGACTCGGATCCGTGTGGTTTCTGTGCGACGGCAGCGATCCTGGACAAACGCAGTTGCTCCAGTATGAGTTCAACCCCACGCACTTCTCCAGGGGCATCCTAAGCTACCAGGGGGTGCACCCTGCTTACTTGGTAACCTCGCAGTCCCTGGTGCGCCAACATGGCAAGACTCCGGATGAAACCTTGATTGAAAACAGCTACCAGGTTAATCCTCACATGAAACTGCGCTGCTCCTGGACCTCTAGTGCCGCACTGCCCCTCCTGGTGAACCTAAACGACTGCGATGTGGCCTTGAATCACACATTTCGCGTGGGCGACTGCAGTCCTTTGACGCAGGACTTCATGAACCAGCTGCGCATCCTGGTCTTCATACGCGAGGACATCGTCTCCTACCACACGGACGTCAAGCAGGGCGTCTCACGGGACCCCACTTATCGTTGTGGCAGTGGGATTGACATGGACGAGCTGCGCGAGTCCATTAATCAGACAATGACAGATGTCTCCGGCCTTATAGGTCGTTATAGCATAAGCAATGCGGAGTTCGACATCGAAGATGTGGTGCAGAGGGCCAAGGTGCGCCAGCTCACGGATCTGACCGATAAGCTTTGGGAGCTGCTCAAGTGCTGCCACTCCTACAAGGATCTTAAAATGGCCTTTAGCATGCTCTTCCAATGTGCTGCACGCTGTAACATAGTA AACACGCCTACCAACAAAAATCGACTGGCCAAGATCATCACCGAGTTGGCCAATCGTCGTCTGGCCATGCCCTGTTTAAGTGGGGCCGAACCTTTGGAGCTGCTTTTGGAGATTGGCCTTGAGAAGTTGTACAAGGACTACGAATTTATCTACACCGAGAGCAAGATGTGCAGCACCAATCTTCTAAAGGAGTACTCGAGCGAAACAACCATGGAAGATGCCTCCTCACAGAATCTGCCCCAGCTTCGGAAATCCCTGCATAATGCGGTCAGAGGGGATCCGACCCCAGGAGCAGGAATGCGGAAGACGCTGCTGCATAACCACGGCACTGCCAATTCGCGGAATACAAAATATGCCAGTAACGACGATGATGCCGGGTTCAAAAACAGCCATTTCGACGAGCACGAGAGTACGGAGAGAATCTCCAAGTTGTTTCAGATTCACTGCACTTTGGAGCATTTGCTGATGATGCACATTCACTTAAATCTGGCAAACG TTTACAACGATGTCTGCTCTGAGCTGCTAAAGAAACCGCCTAAATTAGTGGAATCCATCGATGATCAGCTAAGTGACGTTATGGACATTCGCCTGTCTGCCCACTATGTCAGGGATCACTTGGATGGTAAGGATCCCTACTCCCGGCACATTACCATGCGTTCGTACAACAAGTTCCGCGAACTCAAGACCACCTTCTATTTCGATTCGGAAAACATTTGTCCGCCCAACTTGGCTCAGTGTTTCCAGTGCGATG ACAAGGAGATGGTCAAGGAGCGCACTTATCATTCCTGGACATATCGCAAGATTCGCTCACTTAAGTAA
- the LOC6538979 gene encoding probable rRNA-processing protein EBP2 homolog, with amino-acid sequence MSDFEMEDSASGYDSGDNSDAELQAAFERGDLKPGLNLEFNGQRDKVNDVTKLLAKTEAIKMQLPWLERLDMINTLAPLAPELAVQLEKHEQKRANLFKGNAKLPYIRPEEDPVLNDFKREMLFHRQAQSAVLEAIPRLHELGIKTRRPDDYFAEMAKSDEHMQKVRANLMAKQQGQAKSERIKQIREQRKMGKMLAKQTKVQREAEKKDMLDKLKKFRKGKLKNLDFLEDAKALESKQKQSAENRKKRNKKFGFGGKKKGLKRNTKSSSAGLDGDKSTRRQRGVKAGASVNKRLGKSRRIKAKGRK; translated from the exons ATGTCGGACTTTGAAATGGAGGACAGTGCCTCGGGTTACGACTCAGGGGATAACTCAGATGCCGAG CTGCAAGCGGCATTTGAGCGAGGCGACTTAAAACCAGGCCTAAACTTGGAATTCAATGGCCAGAGAGACAAAGTGAATGATGTG ACCAAACTGCTGGCCAAAACAGAGGCTATCAAGATGCAACTTCCTTGGCTGGAGCGCCTGGACATGATCAACACACTGGCTCCCCTGGCCCCGGAACTCGCTGTACAGCTGGAGAAGCACGAGCAGAAGCGGGCCAATCTCTTCAAAGGCAACGCCAAGCTGCCCTACATTCGGCCCGAGGAGGATCCCGTCCTGAACGATTTCAAAAGGGAAATGCTCTTCCACCGACAGGCGCAAAGTGCTGTTCTAGAGGCCATTCCCCGCCTGCACGAGCTGGGCATAAAGACCCGTCGACCGGATGACTACTTCGCCGAAATGGCCAAGTCCGACGAGCACATGCAGAAGGTTCGCGCCAACCTGATGGCCAAACAACAAGGACAGGCAAAATCCGAACGCATCAAGCAGATCCGCGAACAGCGCAAGATGGGCAAGATGCTGGCCAAACAGACTAAGGTCCAACGCGAGGCCGAAAAGAAGGACATGCTggacaaattgaaaaaattccGCAAGGGCAAGCTGAAGAACCTGGACTTCCTGGAGGACGCCAAGGCGCTCGAGTCCAAGCAGAAGCAGTCGGCCGAGAATCGCAAGAAGCGCAACAAGAAGTTCGGCTTCGGCGGCAAGAAGAAGGGCCTCAAGAGGAACACAAAGTCCTCCTCCGCGGGATTGGATGGCGACAAGTCCACAAGGCGCCAGCGGGGCGTGAAGGCAGGTGCTTCGGTCAACAAACGACTTGGCAAATCGCGACGCATCAAGGCCAAGGGCAGAAAGTAA
- the LOC6538980 gene encoding G patch domain-containing protein 4, translating to MDFAKKILGKYGWKEGDGLGKNNTGIAAPLKASLKFDNAGLGVDRAQEFNDHWWERCFNEAASNVDVQIQQDGQVSTSRRKGEEAVEISTSGFSARKLKKAKEQHASVGKTTYDNFLQTSLLTQSGGEVETSERIRVEDIEVTKVAVLTDEELFKACGGRTAHKGARHGLKLSGKIARLEQQEREMLEKLQGKLKTAPETDPVPKNAKPVKDSIVADSVDDSVEQATKPKKKKKSKTEEAPEEIAPDQLEEPTKSKKKKKDKAEKAEEESPTHENQEEPVKIKRKKHKTAEPEEEVKKVTEVEEPVKIKKKKDKKADKQPEATEGQTQDIETDEHVKSKKKRKTEGSSEETESNTIPKKKRKNKELV from the coding sequence ATGGACTTCGCCAAGAAAATACTGGGAAAATACGGCTGGAAAGAGGGCGACGGCTTGGGCAAGAACAACACGGGAATCGCTGCACCCTTGAAGGCCAGTTTAAAGTTCGATAACGCGGGACTGGGAGTGGATCGCGCCCAGGAATTCAATGACCATTGGTGGGAGCGCTGCTTTAACGAGGCCGCCAGCAATGTGGACGTCCAGATTCAGCAAGATGGACAGGTGTCCACCTCGCGCAGGAAGGGCGAGGAGGCGGTAGAGATCTCCACCAGCGGATTCTCCGCGCGTAAGCTGAAGAAAGCCAAGGAGCAGCACGCCAGCGTTGGAAAGACCACCTACGACAACTTCCTGCAGACTTCGCTGCTCACCCAAAGCGGCGGCGAGGTTGAGACCTCCGAGCGCATCAGGGTGGAGGACATTGAGGTCACCAAGGTGGCGGTGCTTACAGATGAGGAACTCTTCAAAGCCTGCGGAGGAAGGACGGCGCACAAAGGAGCACGACATGGCCTTAAGTTGAGCGGAAAGATCGCCCGtttggagcagcaggagcgcGAGATGCTGGAGAAGCTTCAGGGCAAACTGAAGACTGCGCCTGAAACCGATCCGGTCCCGAAAAACGCGAAGCCAGTGAAAGATTCGATTGTAGCAGATTCAGTGGATGACAGTGTGGAGCAGGctacaaaacccaaaaagaagaaaaaatccaaaacaGAGGAGGCCCCCGAGGAAATTGCGCCTGACCAACTGGAAGAGCCCACAAAAtccaagaaaaaaaagaaagacaaGGCTGAAAAGGCAGAAGAGGAATCCCCAACACATGAAAATCAAGAAGAGCCTGTCAAGATCAAGAGGAAAAAGCATAAGACAGCAGAGCCAGAAGAGGAAGTCAAAAAAGTTACGGAAGTCGAAGAGCCAGTGAAGataaaaaagaagaaggatAAGAAAGCGGACAAGCAACCAGAGGCAACTGAAGGCCAAACCCAGGACATTGAAACTGATGAACATGTAAAGTCCAAAAAGAAGCGGAAAACGGAAGGCTCTTCAGAGGAGACCGAAAGTAACACAAtacccaaaaagaaaagaaagaacaAGGAACTCGTGTAA
- the LOC6538981 gene encoding ATP synthase lipid-binding protein, mitochondrial — protein sequence MFVSTVSRIAPVARIALLANSKQYLRPLSSAIISQSQTLAAQNTTPVALLPQIRSFQTSPVTRDIDSAAKFIGAGAATVGVAGSGAGIGTVFGSLIIGYARNPSLKQQLFSYAILGFALSEAMGLFCLMMAFLLLFAF from the exons ATGTTCGTGTCGACAGTCTCTCGCATTGCCCCCGTTGCCAGGATCGCC CTCCTCGCCAACTCCAAGCAGTACTTGCGACCATTGAGCAGCGCCATCATCAGCCAGAGCCAGACTTTGGCCGCTCAGAACACAACCCCCGTTGCATTGCTGCCACAGATCAGGTCATTCCAGACCTCGCCAGTCACGCGTGACATTGACTCGGCCGCCAAATTCATTGGCGCTGGTGCCGCAACAGTCGGTGTCGCTGGATCCG GTGCTGGTATCGGAACAGTATTCGGTTCCCTCATCATCGGCTACGCCAGGAACCCATCGCTGAAACAGCAGCTGTTCTCCTACGCCATTCTGGGCTTCGCCCTGTCCGAGGCCATGGGTCTGTTCTGTTTGATGATGGCcttcctgctgctgttcgCCTTCTAA